The Candidatus Nanosynbacter featherlites DNA window TGTATCAAGGGGCGACGAACTGAAGAAAGTGGCTGATATTGAGCATAGGGCAGCAGAGATTGGTCTGTACTTTCGAGTGGCTGTACAGTTTCCTGGAGATGCGCAAGGAGCGAAAGGGTACATCCTATTGACGGATGCAGTTGGCAACCAGGTCATCATGCCGTCTCGTGAAGAGACGACAGACCTCCTGAAGCGCTTGTTTGGTTATCAAGAAACCGAAGAACAATTGTTTGATGCTGAAGCGGCGTTGTCGGCTATGTCTGAGTAATTCGAAAACTGATTAGCCTAACAAAAACCGCCCCAGTGATGAGGCGGTTTCTTATAGGTGTCACAGCCTGCTATTTGCTAGACTTTTTAGCCTTTTTGTCTGATTTTGGAGCATCAGTTTTTGCGGCTTTGTTGGCGTTCGCTTTTTTAGCTTTATTTGCCAAAGCTGCTTTGCGAGCTTCAGCTGCTGCCTGGCGCGCCTTAAAGCGGTCAACACGACCTTCGGTGTCGATAATCTTTTCCTCGCCAGTAAAGAATGGGTGTGAAGCCGACGAGATGTGAACTTTCACGAGAGGGTAAGTATTACCGTCTTTCCATTTGATGGTATCTGTTGTCTGCGCTGTTGACTGAGTCAAGAACGCGAAGCCCGCTTGATCGTCGCTAAATACGACAGGGCGATAGTTCTGTGGGTGAATACTGCTTTTCATAACCGTTCAATTGTACACAATTTACCCTAGAATGTCAAAAGGAGTTGTCTCGAGAGTCGAATAGTGGTATAATCGTTGGGTAACTAATTTTAATGACACAATCCGTTTCACACTCCATATCGTGAGCGGATGAGGCAAAAGGAGAAAGAAATGTCTGTAGCAGTAGACATTAAGGCTTTGCTGGAGTCAGGTGTTCACTTTGGACACAAAACCAGCCGCTGGCACCCAAAGATGGCGCCATATATTCACAGTAAGCGTCAGGACAGTCACATTATTGACTTGGTCAAGACGGTTGAAGCGTTGGATAAGGCGTTGCCAGAACTAACAAAAATCGCAGCATCAGGCCGCAAAGTACTGTTTGTTGGCACGAAAAAGCAAGCCAAAGACGTGGTGCGTCAGGCTGCTGAAAAGATCAACCAGCCATATGTAGTTGAACGCTGGATCGGTGGTATGTTGACCAACGGTGCGACGATTACTCAGCAGATCAAAAAGCTGAAGAATTTGGAAAAGCGTATGGCGTCAGGTGACCTGGAAAAGCGCTACAACAAGTTGGAAGTGCAGCGTTTCCAAGAGGAAATCGATAGCTTGAACGTTAAATATGGCGGTATCAAAGACTTGATGGGCAAGCCAGGCGCAGTGGTCGTGGTTGATGCTTTGACTGACGCAAATGCAGTGCGTGAAGCTCAGACATTGGGTGTGCCAGTATTTGCTATTGTTGATACTAATGTCAATCCAACTGGTATCGACTACGTCATCCCTGGTAACGACGACGCTATCAAGGGTATTCAATTGCTACTAGACTACTTCACCGAAGCTGTTGCCGAAGGTGCGGGTAGCGTGAAAGCTGAAGAAAAACCAGTGAAAAAAGAGGAGAAATAGGATGGGCGTTTCTGTTGACGACATTAAAAAACTGCGCGAATTGACTGGCGTAGGTTTGACCGACGCAAAGAAGGCATTGGTTGAAGCTGACGGTGATTTTGACAAGGCGCTGGAGGCAATGCGCAAAAAAGGCTTGACTAAGGCTGAGAAAAAAGGCGACCGTGAAGCACGTGAAGGCTTGATTGAGAGCTATGTTCACTCTGGTCGAATTGGCGTGATTGTCGAGGTTAACTGTGAGACTGACTTTGTGGCGCGCTTGGACGACTTCAAAACCTTGGCGCACGAAATTGCTATGCAGATTGCCGCGATGAACCCAAAGTATGCTTCTACAGAGGATATCCCAGCTGAAGAGATGGAGCGGGTGAAGGCTGAGTTGATGGCGAGCGAGACACTAGCAAGCAAGCCTGAAGAGATGCGCGAGAAGATCGTGACTGGTCAGTTGAATAAACACTTTGCTGAGCAAGTATTGATGAGTCAGGCGTACATTTTGGACGACTCTAAGACGGTTGAGCAGCACATCAAAGAGGCAATCGCTAAATTGGGTGAGAACATTGTAGTCCGCCAATTTAAGCGAATTGAGCTGGGCGTCAGCGAATAACCTCTATATACAGAAAGGAAATCGGTTGCAGTAATGTAGCCGATTTTTTTTGTTTTGTCAATATTTGCCATAAGCATGTTGACAAAATAGCAAATCTATGCTAATCTGAGGACAGATTAAACCAATTGATACAAAAAGGAAAACTATGAACAAAAACATGAATGTAGCTCCGGCGTTCCCAGACCTTAATAATACAGTTCCTGATGGCTGGGCTAACCTATCAAGTGGGCTGGCTGTTCCAGAGAGTGCAGCTGCTGCATTCCCGAGCATTAATAAAGAGCCTAATGACTGGAATGAACTGGGAAATGGACTACTTGTTCCGGAAAGCGCAACAAAAGGTGGCGCTGAAAATGGCATGATGACGCGCGATGAGCGCATCACTGACGGCCAAGAGAGATTTAACGCCTTGAAGACCCGGGCTCAAGAAGGCTTGAGCAAGATGATGCAAGGTCTTAAAGACCGTTTTTATATCGGCATTAGTCGGGGTGCTGAGTTACCTGGTCAAATTGCCACTGGTGCTGAGATGGTACGAGAGACTGTAGCTCAAAAAGGTACTGAAGCGCAAGAGTTTGTTGTTCAAAAGGGTAGTGAAGCAAGAGAAGCTATTGTTCAAAAAGGCGCTGAAACAAAAGAGGCAATTGGTAATGCCTGGGGCGCTGCACGAGGAAAGGCTGCAGAACTGTTTGAAAAGGGTAGTGATGTAATACTGCAAAATGTAAAAGTAGCACGTGAACGCAAGGCTGCTAGAATAAAAAATCGTCAGGAGCGGCGAGCAGCTCGTCAGCAGGCGCGCGAACAACGAGTAGCTGAGCTCGACAATCGCCAGGCGGCTCGTGTCAGTCGTCAGGAGGCTCGCCAGCAACAACGGGAAGCTCAAACTAAAGAGAATATAGCGGACAAGCTGGATACCGGGGACGACAAGGTATTCATCCGGCAAGAGCAACAAGCAGACACTGGAGCAACCTTAGAGTCTATGATGACCAAGAGGGAGCTGAATGACGCTAATGCTAAAGTGGAACAAATGAGCAAAGAAGCCGAGCGGGCAGAACAAGCGGCAGAAGCTGCTCGGTTAGAAGCAGATGCTAATCCTGGAGATGAGCGGTTACAGCTTGATGCCGAAGAAAAAGAGGGGCTGAAAATTGCAGCGAATGCTCGATTGAAGCGCGCAACAGGCGAAGTTACTCGGCTGCAGGCAGCGATGAGTCAGCTGGAGAAGAGCTCTGAAAGTGCGCAAAGCAATATTGAGGCTGCTCGAGAGCGTATTGAGGAGCGACGTGGTCGAGCTGAAGCGCGTAGAGCTGCTCGTATGGCTGCTCGTAAAGAAGCATTGGGCGACACCTGGGAATCAGCGAAAGATAGGGTTGCACGACTAGTAAATACCGACCCGAATAAGGTTAAACAGTTCGGCGTAAAGGTAGCAAAGGCAGCTGGTAGGTTGACTAAGGCTACCGCAAGTCGGTTGGTTCCAGTGAGCTAAAGACAATAGATATAATTGATTAGAAAAGATAAAAAGGGTATTATGATAGTTATGAATAATGACGAAAATACACAAATAATCATCCCAACAACTATGATAACGAAAGCACAGTTGAGCTCGGTAGGAATTAATCTACCTGACGACCAGGCACAGGCACTGATTCAGCACGTGGAAGAGACGGTGAATGAGCGGATTAGTGAGGAAATTGTTGACTCATTGGACGATGCGCAATTGGCTGAGCTTGTGGCGTTGCAGGATGGTGATGTACCGGCTGAGCAACTTGAGGCTTGGATTCGTGAACGAGTGCCAGAATATGATGAGATCGTTGAAGACAACGTGACAATCGTACTAGGTGAGTTGGTCGAAAATTCTGACGCAATTCAGGCGCAATAATACATGCTAGTGATAAAATCGCCTTCCTCATGAGGGCGATTTTATTGTGTGGAGATGATCAAGCAGCCGTCTTTCTGATGACGGGCATCAGTGGTAGTGACGACAAATTGGTGGTGTTGGATAGTCTCTTGGAGTAGTTTTTCGCGAGTTGCGTCCAGTTCAGAAAACACATCATCCATCAAAATGAGTGGGCGATGTTTGGTTCGTTCAGTTTGTAGCTCCAGCTCTAGGAGTTTAAAAGCTAGCATGATGGTGCGCATTTCGCCGCGAGAAGCAACTTTGACGGCTGGTCGTGAATGCAAGGATATCAAAAAATCTTCTCGCTGTGGTCCGGCGGAGGAGTGTCCTGTCGCTAGTTCATACTCACGGGAATGCTGTAATTTATCTAGGAGAGATTGCTCGTAGTTATCGAGCCCGACTGACGGTAGATACTCAATAGTGAACGGTGTCTGCTTTCCTGCCAGAGAAGCGTAGAGTAATTCAAGGCGTTTTTCGTAGGTATATAAAAAATGTGCACGGGCAGTTGTCAGGGCGTTTGCCGCCTGAACAAATTTTATATCCCATGCAAATAAGTGGTCTCGCCACTCGGCGGCGTTCTCGGGATGATGCTTGAGCAGTTCATTACGCTGTAGGAGTGTTCGGTTAAAAATACGTAGCTGGGCGTCATAGGTTGCGTCCAAGCGTGACAACAATCCATCTAGAAAATCACGACGTCGCTGCGGAGAAGACGAGATGAGTCGCAGGTCATTCGGCTCAAATAGCACCACAGGTAGGCGGTGTTTTCGGGGAAGTGTTTTGGAGACACTGTCGGCAATAGTGAAGTCTTTTGTGATTGCGTTATCAGCTGAACGTAACAACTGGACGCGGCGCGGTTGGCCGTTGGTCTCCAGGTGAATGATGCTGTGTACTGTTTGGTGGCGCATGCAATCAAGCAGCGATCCACGAAAGCTTGTGCCGCGCAGCGCTATGTATATCGCTTCTAATAGGTTGGTTTTGCCGGTGCCATTTGGCCCAACGATAACCGTTCCGGTATCTCCCAGTTGCGTCTCGAACAACTCATACGAGCGGAAATTATACAATTTTAACCTCGAAATCATTATTCATATTGTATCATGGGCCGGGTAGCGCCATACGGGTAAAATTGCTATAATAGATAGGAAATAATTGGAGGCAGATATGTTTGACACTAAACCGTATGAAGATAAAATGGCACAAGCCTTAGAGCATTTTCAGGATGAGCTGAAAAAAGTACGCACTGGTCGTGCGCACGCTGGGATGCTTGAGGGAGTGATGGTCGAGGTGTATGGCACTAAAATGCCGCTCAATCAAGTAGCTAATGTAACTGCTCCAGAAGCCCAGATGCTGCTAGTAACGCCATTTGATCCAAGCAATATTACGGCTATCGCCGCAGCTATTCGTGACAATCAAAGCCTAGGCTTTAATCCATCAGACGACGGTCGGGTGGTTCGCGTGCCAGTTCCGGCTCTCACTGAAGAGCGCCGCAAACAGTTAGTGAAGCAGGTGAGCGAGAAATCAGAAGAGGCACGAATCGCCATGCGAACTATTCGTCAGGATGCATTGAAGGACGCTAAGCGCATGAAAGATACTAAGGAACTGGGCGAAGACGACTTTAAGCGAGTTGAAAAAGAAATTGATTCATTGATGGGCGATACTCAAAAGCGAATCGAAGAGCTCTTTAAGGCTAAAGAACAGGACGTGCTGACTATTTAGTCTGATCGGCTACTCAGGTGGGCGATTCGAGATAGGTGTCTGAATGACTCTTGAAGATTTGAAACAATATGCACCGTATATAGACCAGCATATCGAGAAAGTGCTATGTGATTTTGCTGATGAAGTTCAGCCTGAGGCTGATGATGAACAGGCAGTTTGGGCACTGTCAACAATACGTGAATATGCTTTGAGGTCAGGAAAGCGGCTGAGGGGTGCTTTGGCTGCTTGTCTGTACGACGTGAGGACAGGTCAAAAATATGCCGAGGCTGGTTTATCTTTAGCAGCAGTGATTGAGCTAATGCATGATTATCTGCTTATACTGGACGATGTTATGGATCGGTCTGCGACGCGCCGCGGGCTGCCAACAGTTCATGAACAGTACCAAAAGCAGTTCTCGCATATTGGAGCTGATAGCTTTGAATCAGATATGATGGCTATCAATGTCGGGTTATTGGTACAACACATTGCCAGTTGGTATCTGTCTCGCATGGATGTGAATACAAAAACTGTTCAGCAAATAATGCACCGTAACATCGGTATCACCGGGTTTGGACAGATGGCTGACGTGGCGGGTACAATTACTCGTCCAACGACGTCTGAGCAGATTATCAAAAAGTATTATAAAAAGAGTAGCATCTACACTTTTGTGAATCCGTTGCTCTGTGCGCTGGCTTTGGCAGGTGACACCGATGAAACTGCTCAACGACAAGTTGAGGCGTTTGGGCTGCCAGCGGGACTGGCGTTTCAGCTTCGTGATGATTGGCTGGGTATCTTTGGCAGCCCGGAAGAGTCAGGAAAAAGCAACCTTGATGATATTCATGAAGGAAAGAATACATTTTTAGTACAAGAAACTTTGGAGCGATGTACTGAGGATCAGAAGAAAACATTGTTGGAAATCATTGGTAATGAGCAGGCGACAGCAGATGACCTAAGTGCCGTGAAGGAAGTTATGACGCAGACAGGTGCGGTAGAGACGGCTCAAGCTTTGATGGAGCAAGCGGGGCGTGAGGCATGCGAAGCTGCCCGAGTCTCAAGCTTGTGGACTAGTGATTTCGCTGGGTTGTTACAACAAGTGGTACAATATAGTATGGAGCGAATAAAATAGTGAGTGAGAGTAGCGTACCCCAGCATATTGGATATATCATGGACGGCAATCGTCGGTGGGCTGAGCGTCATGGCTTGCCAGCCTATGAAGGACATCTGGCGGGCTATACTGCCATGAAAGAAGTCCTGACGGCTAATATTGATGCTGGTGTGAAATATGTTTCGGTATATGCGTTTAGTTCTGAGAACTGGCGTCGTTCGCAAACGGAAGTCGACAAGCTGATGAAACTATTGGTCAAATGCGTTAAAACCGATGCGAAATATCTCCATGACCGTCAAGTTCGTGTCGTGGTGCTTGGTTCACGCGACCAGCTGCCAGAGAAGGTCATCCAGGCAATAGAAGAGATTGAGTCTGCTACCTCGAACTATACTAAAGGTACGTTGGCGTTGTGCTTTAACTATGGTGGTCAGCAGGAAATCGTCAATGCTGTCAAGCAGATCATCGCTTCAGGAGTTACAGAGGACCAGGTGACAGCTGATTTGATTGAACAAAATTTATACTCACCAGAGATACCGCCGTGTGATTTGATCGTTCGGACTAGTGGTGAGCAACGCCTGAGCAACTTTATGCTGTGGCGATCGGCCTTGAGCGAGTTTTTGTTTCTAAAAAAGCATTGGCCGGACATGCGAGCGGAAGACGTTGAAAATATATTAGATGAATACGCTAAGAGAAATCGAAGGTTTGGGGGGTAACATATGGTCGTGTTGGGTGTTGTAATTGGGCTGTTGGTTTTAGTCTTTTTGGTGGCCATCCATGAGCTTGGTCATGCTATTGTGGCGAAACGCAATGGCGTGAAAGTGGAGGAATATGGCATTGGTTTTCCGCCACGAGCAAAAAAATGGCAGCCAAAGCAAAGCTTTTTGGGCAAGAATGTTGTGTTTAGCTTGAATTGGTTGCCACTGGGTGGCTTTGTGAAGCTTAAAGGTGAGTATGACTCAGCTCGTGGCAAAGGTGCGTATGGAGCTGCGGGGTATTGGGTTAAAACGAAAATATTGCTAGCAGGTGTATTGATCAATTGGCTGGCGGCTGTAGTGTTATTTGCGGTGTTGGCTGTGTTCGGGTTGCCTAAAATATTACCAAACCAAGTGATGTTGCCGTTTGATAATACATCTGTTAAAACACCAGTTAAGATTGTTCGTCTCACCGATGGCTCGCCAGCGGCACAAGTTGGCCTGCGAGTTAATGATGAAATTATAGCTATGAACGAAAAAACAATTAGTACTTCAGCCCAACTTTCTGAAGCGACGCAGCAGTCTTCTGGGCAGACCGTAAATATTGAAGTGAAACGAAACAGTCAGACACTACATTTTCGAACAACGCTACTCAGTCGTGATCAGGCAAAAAATGGTGGCTATCTGGGGGTTGTGCCACATCAGTCAGAGACTATCCATGCGACATGGTCGGCGCCACTAGTGGGCGTTGCAACAACGGTGCAGCTAACTCATGAAACGCTGAAGGGCGTTGGCTCTATGATAGTACAGGGAATTGGCGGCTTCTTTGGACAATTTATTGGTTCACCAGAACAGAAGCAGGCAGCTAAGGCTGATTTGGCAAAGGTGGGTAATAACGTGGCAGGTCCAGTTGGTATCTTGGGTGTACTATTTCCATCAGTTGTTAATTCTGGATTGACGCAGGTGCTACTGTTGGCGGCAATCATCTCTTTGA harbors:
- the recF gene encoding DNA replication/repair protein RecF (All proteins in this family for which functions are known are DNA-binding proteins that assist the filamentation of RecA onto DNA for the initiation of recombination or recombinational repair.) translates to MISRLKLYNFRSYELFETQLGDTGTVIVGPNGTGKTNLLEAIYIALRGTSFRGSLLDCMRHQTVHSIIHLETNGQPRRVQLLRSADNAITKDFTIADSVSKTLPRKHRLPVVLFEPNDLRLISSSPQRRRDFLDGLLSRLDATYDAQLRIFNRTLLQRNELLKHHPENAAEWRDHLFAWDIKFVQAANALTTARAHFLYTYEKRLELLYASLAGKQTPFTIEYLPSVGLDNYEQSLLDKLQHSREYELATGHSSAGPQREDFLISLHSRPAVKVASRGEMRTIMLAFKLLELELQTERTKHRPLILMDDVFSELDATREKLLQETIQHHQFVVTTTDARHQKDGCLIISTQ
- a CDS encoding type B 50S ribosomal protein L31, whose protein sequence is MKSSIHPQNYRPVVFSDDQAGFAFLTQSTAQTTDTIKWKDGNTYPLVKVHISSASHPFFTGEEKIIDTEGRVDRFKARQAAAEARKAALANKAKKANANKAAKTDAPKSDKKAKKSSK
- the rpsB gene encoding 30S ribosomal protein S2, whose product is MSVAVDIKALLESGVHFGHKTSRWHPKMAPYIHSKRQDSHIIDLVKTVEALDKALPELTKIAASGRKVLFVGTKKQAKDVVRQAAEKINQPYVVERWIGGMLTNGATITQQIKKLKNLEKRMASGDLEKRYNKLEVQRFQEEIDSLNVKYGGIKDLMGKPGAVVVVDALTDANAVREAQTLGVPVFAIVDTNVNPTGIDYVIPGNDDAIKGIQLLLDYFTEAVAEGAGSVKAEEKPVKKEEK
- the frr gene encoding ribosome recycling factor — protein: MFDTKPYEDKMAQALEHFQDELKKVRTGRAHAGMLEGVMVEVYGTKMPLNQVANVTAPEAQMLLVTPFDPSNITAIAAAIRDNQSLGFNPSDDGRVVRVPVPALTEERRKQLVKQVSEKSEEARIAMRTIRQDALKDAKRMKDTKELGEDDFKRVEKEIDSLMGDTQKRIEELFKAKEQDVLTI
- the uppS gene encoding polyprenyl diphosphate synthase, coding for MDGNRRWAERHGLPAYEGHLAGYTAMKEVLTANIDAGVKYVSVYAFSSENWRRSQTEVDKLMKLLVKCVKTDAKYLHDRQVRVVVLGSRDQLPEKVIQAIEEIESATSNYTKGTLALCFNYGGQQEIVNAVKQIIASGVTEDQVTADLIEQNLYSPEIPPCDLIVRTSGEQRLSNFMLWRSALSEFLFLKKHWPDMRAEDVENILDEYAKRNRRFGG
- a CDS encoding DUF5663 domain-containing protein: MNNDENTQIIIPTTMITKAQLSSVGINLPDDQAQALIQHVEETVNERISEEIVDSLDDAQLAELVALQDGDVPAEQLEAWIRERVPEYDEIVEDNVTIVLGELVENSDAIQAQ
- the tsf gene encoding translation elongation factor Ts, which produces MGVSVDDIKKLRELTGVGLTDAKKALVEADGDFDKALEAMRKKGLTKAEKKGDREAREGLIESYVHSGRIGVIVEVNCETDFVARLDDFKTLAHEIAMQIAAMNPKYASTEDIPAEEMERVKAELMASETLASKPEEMREKIVTGQLNKHFAEQVLMSQAYILDDSKTVEQHIKEAIAKLGENIVVRQFKRIELGVSE
- a CDS encoding M50 family metallopeptidase, giving the protein MVVLGVVIGLLVLVFLVAIHELGHAIVAKRNGVKVEEYGIGFPPRAKKWQPKQSFLGKNVVFSLNWLPLGGFVKLKGEYDSARGKGAYGAAGYWVKTKILLAGVLINWLAAVVLFAVLAVFGLPKILPNQVMLPFDNTSVKTPVKIVRLTDGSPAAQVGLRVNDEIIAMNEKTISTSAQLSEATQQSSGQTVNIEVKRNSQTLHFRTTLLSRDQAKNGGYLGVVPHQSETIHATWSAPLVGVATTVQLTHETLKGVGSMIVQGIGGFFGQFIGSPEQKQAAKADLAKVGNNVAGPVGILGVLFPSVVNSGLTQVLLLAAIISLTLAVMNILPIPALDGGRWFTMTIFRLLKKPLTKDREETIQATGFLILMALTIVVTWNDIAKLFS
- a CDS encoding polyprenyl synthetase family protein, which encodes MTLEDLKQYAPYIDQHIEKVLCDFADEVQPEADDEQAVWALSTIREYALRSGKRLRGALAACLYDVRTGQKYAEAGLSLAAVIELMHDYLLILDDVMDRSATRRGLPTVHEQYQKQFSHIGADSFESDMMAINVGLLVQHIASWYLSRMDVNTKTVQQIMHRNIGITGFGQMADVAGTITRPTTSEQIIKKYYKKSSIYTFVNPLLCALALAGDTDETAQRQVEAFGLPAGLAFQLRDDWLGIFGSPEESGKSNLDDIHEGKNTFLVQETLERCTEDQKKTLLEIIGNEQATADDLSAVKEVMTQTGAVETAQALMEQAGREACEAARVSSLWTSDFAGLLQQVVQYSMERIK